In Ensifer canadensis, a genomic segment contains:
- a CDS encoding Crp/Fnr family transcriptional regulator — protein MNEINRSPAFWHSFAIFEGFDKKTIEDLADIATYRKWPAGTVIFQRGDEGNYMIVVISGRIKLSLITPQGRELMLRQHEAGAIFGEMAVLDGQTRSADATAQTASEGYVIGKKAFLDMVTTRPAAAESVIRFLCAQLRDTTERLETIALYDLNARVARFFLATLRQIHGNELPESANLRLTMSQTDIAGVLGASRPKVNRAILWLEESGAIKRGEGIIACKVGRLLSIADPEED, from the coding sequence CGATCGAGGATCTCGCCGATATCGCCACCTATCGAAAGTGGCCGGCCGGCACGGTGATCTTCCAGCGTGGCGACGAAGGCAACTATATGATCGTGGTCATATCGGGCCGCATCAAGCTTTCTCTGATCACACCGCAGGGCCGCGAACTGATGCTGCGCCAGCATGAAGCCGGCGCGATCTTCGGCGAGATGGCGGTGCTCGACGGCCAGACGCGGTCGGCAGACGCCACGGCGCAGACGGCGTCCGAAGGCTACGTGATCGGCAAGAAGGCGTTTCTCGATATGGTCACTACCCGGCCGGCGGCAGCTGAGTCCGTCATCCGCTTTCTCTGCGCCCAGCTGCGCGACACCACCGAGCGGCTGGAAACCATCGCGCTCTATGACCTCAACGCCCGCGTTGCGCGGTTCTTCCTGGCCACACTCCGGCAGATCCACGGCAACGAGCTTCCCGAAAGCGCCAATCTGCGGCTGACGATGAGCCAGACGGATATCGCCGGCGTTCTCGGCGCCAGTCGCCCCAAGGTCAACCGGGCCATTCTGTGGCTAGAGGAGAGCGGCGCCATCAAGCGGGGAGAAGGGATCATCGCCTGCAAGGTCGGCCGGCTGCTGAGCATCGCCGATCCTGAAGAGGATTAG